The genomic DNA CTTGAGGCGGGCCGGCCGCGACGAGACGATGGCGAGCTCCGACATGGCCAAAAGGCCGTTCACCAGGATGAGGACGGCCACGACGGCGATTTCAACATAAAGCATGCCTGGTCAATAGCATTGCCGCGGTGCATTCGAAAATAGTCCGCCGCTATTTGGAGCATGACAATTTTGGAGCGCGGGCGCTGGCCATTCAGACGGCATCCCAGGGCGGCGCCGAAAAATGTTCGACGAGCGCGTCGATGACGACCCGGACCTTCGGCGTGAGCGCGCGCGTCACCGGCCAGACCGCGTGCACGACGATGTTTTCGACCAGACAGTCGGACAGGACCATTTCAAGCTCGCCGCGCTTCAGGCTGTCGGCTGCCAGCCAGGTCGGCAGAAAGGTGATGCCGCAGCCTGCAAGGGCCGCATCGAGCATCGGTTCGCCGTGGCCGAGGACGAGCCTGGCCTTGGGCACGAATGTCGTCAGACGGCCGTCGGCGTCCCTTATGGTCCAGGGACGAACAACGCCCTCACGCCCATAGCCGATGACGCTGTGGCCGGCGAGGTCGTCGATGGACCGCGGCCTGCCGTGCCTTTCGAGATAGGCGGGAGCCGCGAAGATTGCCGAGCGTTGGGCGTAGATGCGGCGCGCCGCGAGCGACAGGCTGTCGTCGAGATCGCCCATGCGCACCGCAAGGTCGATGCCTTCCTCGATCAGGTCGACGCGCCGGTCGTTGAAGGAGATCTCGATCGTCAGCTCCGGGAAACGGCTGGAGATGCCGAACAGCACCGGGGCGACGCATGTGCGGCCAAAGGCAAGCGGCACGTCGACGCGCAGCCTGCCGGACGGAACCTGCCGGCGTGAGGCGAGCAGCGCCTGCCCGGCCTCGATCTCGGCCAGGGCCCGCACGCAGGCTTCGTAATAGCTCGCGCCTTCGCTGGTGGGGCTGAGGCTGCGGGTGGTGCGGTTAAGCAAGCGAACACCGAGCCGCTGCTCCAACCGCGCGACGGATTTGCCGATGGCGGACTTCGTTACACGCAGCCGTTCGCCGGCGCCGGTGAAGCTGCCGGCCTCCACGGCGTGGACGAATGCGACAATGCCTTGCAGGTCTACCGAATCCACGATGCATCCTTTGTAGAGTTCTTCTCTTCAATTTGTTGCCAAATATCCCGCATTGCGGCACTATTTTCCATAGTTGGATCGCATAAA from Mesorhizobium sp. M1E.F.Ca.ET.045.02.1.1 includes the following:
- a CDS encoding LysR family transcriptional regulator; translation: MDSVDLQGIVAFVHAVEAGSFTGAGERLRVTKSAIGKSVARLEQRLGVRLLNRTTRSLSPTSEGASYYEACVRALAEIEAGQALLASRRQVPSGRLRVDVPLAFGRTCVAPVLFGISSRFPELTIEISFNDRRVDLIEEGIDLAVRMGDLDDSLSLAARRIYAQRSAIFAAPAYLERHGRPRSIDDLAGHSVIGYGREGVVRPWTIRDADGRLTTFVPKARLVLGHGEPMLDAALAGCGITFLPTWLAADSLKRGELEMVLSDCLVENIVVHAVWPVTRALTPKVRVVIDALVEHFSAPPWDAV